The following proteins are encoded in a genomic region of Ostrea edulis chromosome 7, xbOstEdul1.1, whole genome shotgun sequence:
- the LOC130048728 gene encoding 4-aminobutyrate aminotransferase, mitochondrial-like yields the protein MTAISRKTIYPLLSKRVNLAPRTATCSYVRRKFSGEPTGPRVVSQIPGPESLNLLNQLDKIQNTDAVAFFADYDKSCGNYIVDADGNIMLDMLTQMASIPLGYNHPRLMETMRKPENWTPFVNRPSLGVSPPSDWTQLLKKDLLSVAPSGMRQVQTMSCGSCTIENGLKAMFIAHERRRRSGAPPTPEEMSSCMCNIPPGSADITILSFSGASHGWTLGAQSVSHANWTQKLDLKSMRWPVATFPSLRYPLEDHEKENRQEEQRSLSEVADKIERQMKDGRPVAGCCVEPVQSAGGDNHASPWFFQELQKICKQNGVALLMDEIQTGCGSTGKFWAHEHFSLPEPPDIVAFGKKMLTGGFYYRENMRPQEAFRIFNTWVGDPSKMVLLRAVLNTIREERLLNLVSSTGVHLLKGLREIELKYPAFIRNARGLGTLCSVDFPNNSERDKVIQGLRNRGVNTGPSGDRSLRLRPSLIFTKVHSDIFLEVLESTVKDIMA from the exons ATGACAGCGATTAGTAGGAAAACGATTTATCCATTGCTTTCAAAAAGAG TGAATCTCGCACCACGTACTGCTACGTGTTCATATGTTCGACGCAAATTCTCCGGAGAACCAACTGGACCTAGAGTTGTATCCCAAATTCCTGGCCCAGAATCCCTGAATCTGTTAAACCAACTGGATAAAATTCAG AACACAGATGCTGTGGCGTTTTTCGCAGACTACGACAAAAGCTGTGGGAATTACATAGTGGACGCAGATGGCAATATCATGTTAGACATGTTAACTCAGATGGCGTCTATTCCTCTTG GATACAATCACCCCAGACTAATGGAGACGATGAGGAAACCGGAGAATTGG ACTCCATTCGTTAACCGACCATCACTGGGAGTATCGCCTCCGAGCGACTGGACTCAGCTTCTGAAGAAGGATCTCTTATCA GTGGCTCCATCTGGTATGAGGCAAGTGCAGACCATGTCTTGTGGTTCCTGTACAATAGAGAACGGACTGAAGGCAATGTTTATAGCTCACGAA AGAAGAAGGCGGAGCGGAGCGCCCCCTACACCAGAAGAGATGTCCTCATGTATGTGTAACATACCGCCAGGGAGCGCTGACATCACTATACTGTCCTTTTCGGGGGCCTCACATGGATGGACTTTGG GTGCACAATCGGTCAGTCACGCCAACTGGACGCAAAAGTTGGACCTTAAGAGTATGAGGTGGCCGGTGGCTACCTTCCCGTCTCTGAGGTACCCTTTGGAGGACCATGAAAAGGAAAACAGACAAGAGGAGCAGCGCTCACTGAGTGAG GTGGCAGATAAAATAGAACGGCAGATGAAAGATGGCCGCCCTGTTGCAGGATGCTGTGTGGAACCCGTACAATCAGCAGGAGGAGACAACCATGCTAGTCCATGGTTCTTCCAAGAACTtcagaaaatatgtaagcaa AATGGCGTAGCTTTGTTAATGGATGAAATTCAAACTGGGTGTGGATCAACTGGAAAATTCTGGGCTCATGAACATTTTAGTTTACCGGAACCCCCGGACATCGTGGCGTTTGGAAAAAAGATGTTGACTGGAGGATTCTACTACCGAGAAAACATGAGGCCACAGGAG GCTTTTCGAATTTTCAACACATGGGTTGGTGACCCCTCTAAGATGGTGTTGCTGAGAGCTGTCTTAAACACAATCAGGGAAGAGAGATTGCTTAATTTGGTGTCGAGTACAGGGGTACACCTTCTGAAGGGACTACGCGAAATTGAG tTGAAGTATCCCGCATTCATTCGCAATGCTCGCGGTCTTGGGACTCTCTGTTCCGTGGATTTTCCAAATAATTCCGAGAGAGATAAAGTCATTCAGGGTCTACGAAACAGAG GTGTAAACACCGGCCCCAGTGGTGACAGATCCCTAAGACTTAGACCATCCTTAATCTTTACAAAGGTTCATAGTGACATTTTCCTGGAAGTTTTAGAATCAACAGTCAAAGACATAATGGCGTAA
- the LOC125659639 gene encoding uncharacterized protein K02A2.6-like has translation MAQRLQPPSALTLHGNLKENWRRFQQQFQIYLSASEIGKKGEEIQANTFLHIIGPDALEIYNTFTWAEAGDEKKLAKIIEKFTTYCNPKKNVAYERHIFNRRSQNPGEKIDAYVTELRILAKSCEFGDLHDSLIRDRIVCGIASDSVRRRLLRECDLTLDKTMDICRAAETSDNQMKTFVESKSTEQKIDAVQKRGGKKFGATNKTEIKHIQNCKKCGKSHALKKCPAYGQTCHECGKPNHYAKMCRSKKTKSKKIHEVDPESDSDSEFGIETVEDTHDTRRKWTTTLKVENTNVKFKIDTGAQCNIIPKNMCDKLGITKLQQSKARLISYTGHKLKIDGKIRCTVQHKNKYYALQFYVVPGKVDPIIGLASCEEMNILKLIETVSESKTAEEIFRDFSDVFEGIGCMKGKHHIHIDKNVPPVVHAPRKVSFKMRDKLKEELDRMESLNVIEKVNEPSEWVNSLVIVEKPNRVRICLDPRDLNKAIKREHYPMKTVDDITHQLAGAKVFSTLDASSGFWGIVLDQESSKLTTFNTPFGRYRYKRMPFGISSAPEVFQKRMSQIFEKIEGCDVIMDDILIWGKSVQQHNERLERVLKAVRHEKIKLNKKKCKIQMNEVKYMGHIFGEDGLKTCNDRIKAISEFPEPTNVKELQRFLGMVNYIGKFIQNQATITEPLRELLEKTVAWHWHEKQQQSFDQLKSVLISAPVLKYFNPDEDITLSVDASSTGLGACILQNGQPVAYASRSLNKSERNYAQIEKELLAIVFACKKFHQYIYGQNIHVESDHKPLESLFKKTLSSAPPRIQRMMIKVQPYDLNVKYKPGKYLYIADTLSRATESESSQSDKDEFEVFAVRYLPISDEKVNELAIESAKDKEINALQKIILEGWPDDITECNYFVKKYWNFREELSLYNGIVTKGRRLIIPSKLRSDILNQLHYGHMGAEKCKRRAREVVFWVGINSDIDKKVAECRVCNKYQRRQPKQPLKPHPVPLRPWQKLGLDLFELNRKSFLTVVDYFSKFFEICELQSTTSSSIIKKLKPIFARHGIPEELISDNAPNLVSDEFRKFATEYGFKHTTSSPHYPQSNGMAERTVQTVKNLLKKSNEAQTDPNLALLEIRNTPIDGVGTPTQLLFGRRTRSILPTHEALLKPHIKTRKIRTALVNKQNQQKIYYDRNARELPNLKVGDNVNIQSENKPWKEGVIVQKCPEPRSYVVESEGVEYRRNQRHLMKNSETDKSGEGNNTEIESDNAAVNDNAQNDIEHVQKTRSGRTIKVPEKFSDFVM, from the coding sequence ATGGCCCAAAGACTTCAGCCACCGAGTGCATTGACTTTGCATgggaatttaaaagaaaattggaGACGTTTTCAACAGcagtttcaaatttatttgtCTGCGTCAGAAATAGGTAAAAAAGGCGAAGAAATCCAGGCCAACACCTTTTTGCACATCATAGGACCGGATGCgcttgaaatatataatacattcaCCTGGGCAGAGGCAGGGGATGAGAAAAAACTTGCCAAAATTATTGAGAAATTTACCACATACTGCAATCCGAAGAAAAATGTGGCGTATGAACGACACATCTTTAACAGACGGAGTCAAAATCCCGGTGAGAAAATAGATGCATATGTGACGGAATTACGCATTCTAGCCAAATCGTGTGAATTTGGAGATTTACATGATTCCTTAATTCGCGACAGAATTGTCTGTGGAATCGCCAGTGACTCGGTAAGGAGGAGACTACTGAGGGAATGCGACCTCACATTGGATAAAACAATGGATATCTGCAGGGCGGCGGAAACATCTGACAACCAAATGAAAACATTTGTGGAATCAAAATCCACGGAACAAAAAATCGATGCAGTTCAGAAAAGAGGTGGGAAGAAATTTGGAGCAACAAATAAAACCGAAATAAAACATATCCAGAATTGTAAAAAATGTGGAAAATCACATGCTTTGAAAAAATGCCCAGCTTACGGACAAACATGTCACGAATGCGGAAAACCGAATCACTACGCAAAAATGTGCCGATCTAAGAAGACAAAAAGCAAGAAAATTCATGAAGTTGACCCAGAATCAGATTCCGACAGTGAATTCGGAATAGAAACTGTAGAAGATACACATGACACCCGAAGAAAGTGGACTACGACACTGAAAGtagaaaatacaaatgtaaagtTCAAAATAGACACAGGTGCTCAGTGTAACATTATTCCAAAGAACATGTGCGATAAATTGGGAATAACGAAATTACAGCAGTCTAAAGCAAGACTTATATCATATACGGGCCACAAGTTAAAGATAGATGGCAAAATTCGGTGCACAGTACAGCACAAGAATAAATATTATGCGCTGCAGTTTTACGTTGTACCTGGAAAGGTGGATCCCATTATAGGATTAGCGTCATGTGAGGAAATGAACATCCTGAAACTTATTGAAACAGTAAGTGAATCTAAGACCGCAGAAGAAATTTTTCGAGATTTCTCAGATGTGTTTGAGGGCATAGGATGCATGAAAGGCAAACATCATATTCATATCGACAAAAATGTTCCACCAGTTGTTCATGCACCGAGAAAAGTATCCTTCAAAATGCGCGACAAATTAAAAGAAGAACTGGACAGAATGGAATCATTAAACGTCATAGAAAAAGTCAACGAGCCCTCTGAATGGGTAAACTCATTGGTTATAGTAGAGAAACCAAACAGAGTGAGGATTTGTCTGGATCCCCGTGATCTTAACAAAGCTATTAAACGAGAACACTATCCTATGAAAACCGTAGATGACATCACACATCAGCTTGCAGGGGCCAAAGTATTCAGTACTTTGGACGCCTCCTCTGGATTCTGGGGTATAGTACTTGACCAGGAAAGTTCAAAGCTAACAACATTTAATACTCCGTTTGGGAGGTATCGCTACAAACGAATGCCATTTGGAATTTCATCTGCGCCAGAAGTATTCCAGAAAAGGATGTCTCAAATCTTTGAAAAAATTGAAGGATGTGATGTCATAATGGATGACATTCTTATATGGGGTAAATCTGTACAACAGCATAATGAAAGACTCGAGAGAGTTCTAAAGGCAGTGCGTCatgagaaaataaaattgaacaaGAAGAAGTGTAAAATACAGATGAATGAAGTTAAATATATGGGTCACATTTTCGGAGAAGATGGACTAAAAACTTGTAATGATAGAATCAAAGCCATTAGTGAATTCCCAGAGCCTACAAATGTAAAAGAATTGCAGAGATTTTTGGGAATGGTAAATTACATAggaaaatttattcaaaaccaaGCCACGATCACAGAGCCTTTGAGGGAGTTACTTGAAAAAACCGTTGCATGGCACTGgcatgaaaaacaacaacaaagttTTGATCAGCTGAAGTCCGTGCTCATCAGTGCTCCAGTACTAAAGTACTTTAATCCGGACGAAGACATCACACTCTCTGTAGACGCGTCATCAACAGGACTAGGAGCctgcattttacaaaatggaCAGCCAGTTGCCTATGCTTCTAGATCATTAAACAAATCGGAACGAAATTACGCACAGATAGAAAAGGAACTGCTAGCAATTGTGTTCGCTTGCAAGAAATTTCACCAATACATCTATGGACAAAACATCCATGTAGAATCTGACCACAAACCCCTTGAGAGTTTGTTCAAGAAAACATTGTCATCGGCGCCACCGCGCATTCAACGTATGATGATTAAAGTACAGCCGTACGACCTGAATGTCAAATACAAACCAGGGAAATATCTGTACATAGCAGATACCTTAAGCCGTGCGACTGAGTCAGAATCAAGTCAAAGTGACAAGGATGAATTTGAAGTGTTTGCTGTTCGTTACTTGCCGATATCGGACGAAAAGGTAAACGAATTGGCGATAGAGTCTGCAAAagataaagaaataaatgccttacaaaaaataattcttgaaGGCTGGCCAGATGATATTACAGAGTGCAACTATTTCGTTAAGAAATACTGGAATTTTAGAGAGGAACTCAGTCTTTACAACGGGATTGTCACAAAGGGTCGCAGACTAATTATACCCTCGAAACTCAGAAGCGACATCCTGAATCAATTGCATTATGGACATATGGGAGCCGAAAAATGCAAACGTCGAGCCAGAGAAGTTGTGTTTTGGGTAGGAATTAATTCGGACATAGATAAGAAAGTTGCAGAGTGCAGAGTGTGCAATAAATACCAAAGGAGACAACCCAAACAACCTCTAAAACCTCATCCAGTACCACTTAGGCCATGGCAGAAACTTGGACTCGACTTGTTTGAGCTAAACAGAAAATCGTTTCTTACTGTTGTGGACtacttttcaaaattctttgaaatatgTGAACTGCAGAGCACAACCAGCTCCAGTATcatcaaaaaattaaaaccaatatTTGCTCGCCACGGGATACCCGAGGAACTGATCAGCGACAATGCACCGAATCTCGTCAGTGACGAATTCAGGAAATTTGCTACTGAATATGGATTCAAGCACACAACATCGTCCCCACATTACCCACAGAGTAATGGCATGGCGGAGCGTACAGTCCAAACTGTAAAAAACCTCctgaaaaaatcaaatgaagCTCAAACGGATCCAAACCTCGCATTATTAGAAATACGTAACACACCGATCGACGGGGTAGGAACTCCTACTCAACTTCTGTTCGGACGCAGGACGAGATCCATATTACCGACGCACGAGGCATTACTGAAACCACATATCAAGACCCGTAAAATTCGGACTGCTCTTGTCAACAAGCAGAATCAACAAAAAATTTATTATGACCGTAATGCACGCGAACTACCCAATCTGAAAGTGGGAGACAACGTTAACATTCAATCAGAAAATAAACCATGGAAGGAAGGAGTAATTGTACAGAAATGTCCGGAACCACGATCATATGTCGTAGAATCCGAAGGAGTTGAATACCGTAGAAATCAAAGACATCTGATGAAAAACAGCGAAACTGACAAATCTGGGGAAGGAAATAACACCGAGATCGAAAGCGATAACGCTGCAGTGAATGACAATGCGCAGAACGATATCGAGCACGTGCAGAAAACGCGCAGTGGCAGAACAATAAAGGTGCCTGAAAAATTCTCAGACTTTGTAATGTAA